A window of the Cystobacter fuscus genome harbors these coding sequences:
- a CDS encoding SCP2 sterol-binding domain-containing protein, whose amino-acid sequence MATFPSKEWCEEAVRLLNADPERSLAARGWQGDIGVIVDAEPGRLARAFVVHVVPRGTLIETLRVLDEPDDLDELDPAYLARAPYTVWKQLLQGSLDPVEAVLRRRISVKGDLQQLIERLRFKGIADRVLSGLKTEYPDEP is encoded by the coding sequence ATGGCCACGTTCCCGTCGAAGGAGTGGTGTGAGGAAGCGGTGCGTTTGTTGAACGCGGATCCCGAGCGCTCGCTCGCCGCCCGGGGGTGGCAGGGCGACATCGGGGTCATCGTCGACGCGGAGCCGGGCCGGCTGGCGCGCGCCTTCGTGGTGCACGTGGTGCCGCGCGGCACGCTCATCGAAACCCTGCGCGTGCTCGACGAGCCGGACGATCTGGACGAGCTGGATCCGGCCTACCTGGCGCGCGCGCCCTACACCGTGTGGAAGCAACTCCTGCAGGGCAGCCTGGATCCGGTGGAGGCGGTGCTGCGGCGGCGCATCTCGGTGAAGGGGGACCTGCAGCAGCTCATCGAGCGCCTGCGGTTCAAGGGGATCGCCGACCGGGTGCTCAGTGGGTTGAAGACCGAGTACCCGGACGAGCCGTAG